One genomic window of Camelina sativa cultivar DH55 chromosome 5, Cs, whole genome shotgun sequence includes the following:
- the LOC104786895 gene encoding helicase protein MOM1-like isoform X3, whose product MVPMETDEPTDSLPKAQSNSMISQLDGSVIVASTNVPEILTASDCGERLPESSRGRVCDTMMPPPALYSQAASTEFSLNVVEASLIRVESSTTSHDADGILNQVISEESAFCLPDPAGSATSDQGVQITGSLPISSVLAQNITTAADHWTSRTASLGVQPPNISYSGSTVNASADTSLPNNPMGQSPRLHFPSYSDICDYELEKLNKEQGTLRKNFEETTLGLKAELERKMAEARSEFDRKSQEVDTEYNAISKQIGAFRSLVAMNSLLANAYKCSRPVKSAATDTAAVRAARSSQHPTQQQQAVQTNTTMNSTTPPQPSVTTAEAPRPSGPLSHFPRCNTPQPQPISQQAAAQSNPHMNSTALPRPSITTEPRPLHSPPCNTPQPRPISQLPVVQSNRPISSTAPLRPSVASEAIPLHSPPCNTPQPRPISQLPVVQSNTHISSTAPPGPSLTSEAISLPSPPCNTSQPRPISQLPVVQANTPISSTAPHGPSVTSKAISLHSPPCNTPQPRPPPLISNHTPTSYSAASAPHVHGKVRRTMAPHLRSSRPPNTAAASTINPTRQVQEQQQQQQQQQQQQQQQQQQQQQGNSNSSLVYLSDDD is encoded by the exons ATGGTTCCAATGGAAACTGATGAGCCTACAGATTCTTTGCCAAAAGCACAGAGCAATTCTATGATTAGTCAATTAGATGGCTCTGTAATTGTGGCTTCAACCAATGTACCTGAGATTTTGACTGCTTCTGACTGTGGAGAGAGACTTCCTGAGTCGTCAAGAGGTCGGGTTTGTGACACAATGATGCCACCACCAGCTTTATATTCCCAAGCTGCCTCCACAGAGTTTTCTTTGAATGTAGTGGAAGCTTCTTTGATTAGAGTAGAAAGTAGTACAACTAGTCATGATGCTGATGGTATTTTGAACCAAGTGATTTCTGAAGAATCTGCATTTTGTTTACCTGACCCTGCCGGCTCTGCTACATCAGATCAG GGTGTTCAAATTACAGGTTCTCTGCCAATTTCATCAGTTCTCGCCCAGAATATCACAACAGCAGCAGACCATTGGACTTCGAGAACAGCTTCTTTAG GTGTTCAGCCTCCTAACATCTCATATAGCGGATCAACAGTCAACGCATCAGCGGATACATCTCTTCCCAACAATCCTATGGGACAGAGTCCTCGGTTACATTTCCCTTCGTACAGTGACATATGTGACTACGAACTGGAGAAGCTGAACAAAGAACAAGGGACCTTAAGGAAAAACTTTGAAGAAACG ACATTAGGGTTGAAGGCTGAACTCGAGAGAAAGATGGCTGAAGCACGCAGTGAGTTCGATAGGAAATCCCAAGAGGTAGATACTGAATATAATGCCATTTCGAAACAGATTGGAGCCTTTAGGAGTTTGGTTGCCATGAACAGTCTCTTGGCGAATGCTTACAAGTGTTCACGTCCAGTGAAGAGTGCAGCCACGGATACTGCAGCTGTTAGAG CAGCTAGGAGCTCCCAACATCCAACGCAGCAGCAGCAAGCAGTACAAACAAACACGACTATGAATTCAACTACTCCTCCTCAACCCTCAGTCACAACAGCGGAAGCTCCAAGACCTTCAGGTCCTCTTTCGCATTTCCCGCGTTGCAACACACCTCAACCTCAACCGATATCTCAGCAAGCAGCAGCACAATCCAACCCACATATGAATTCAACCGCTCTTCCTCGCCCCTCAATCACAACAGAACCTCGTCCTCTACATTCACCACCCTGCAACACGCCTCAGCCAAGGCCAATATCTCAGCTACCAGTAGTACAATCAAACAGGCCTATCAGTTCAACCGCCCCTCTAAGACCCTCAGTCGCATCAGAAGCTATACCTTTGCATTCACCACCCTGCAACACGCCTCAGCCAAGGCCAATATCTCAGCTACCAGTAGTACAATCAAACACGCATATCAGTTCAACCGCCCCTCCTGGACCCTCACTCACATCAGAAGCTATATCTTTGCCTTCACCACCCTGCAACACGTCTCAGCCAAGACCAATATCTCAGCTACCAGTAGTACAAGCAAACACGCCTATCAGTTCAACAGCCCCACATGGACCCTCAGTCACATCAAAAGCTATATCTTTGCATTCACCACCCTGCAACACGCCTCAGCCAAGACCGCCACCTTTAATCTCCAACCACACTCCAACTTCTTATTCAGCAGCTTCTGCTCCACATGTGCATGGTAAAGTGAGGCGAACCATGGCACCTCACTTACGATCATCTCGACCTCCCAACACTGCTGCTGCATCAACAATAAATCCAACAAGGcaggttcaagaacaacaacaacaacaacagcagcaacaacaacagcaacaacaacaacaacaacaacaacaacaagggaACTCAAACAGTAGCTTGGTCTATCTCTCAGATGACGACTAG
- the LOC104786895 gene encoding helicase protein MOM1-like isoform X1, translating into MVPMETDEPTDSLPKAQSNSMISQLDGSVIVASTNVPEILTASDCGERLPESSRGRVCDTMMPPPALYSQAASTEFSLNVVEASLIRVESSTTSHDADGILNQVISEESAFCLPDPAGSATSDQGVQITGSLPISSVLAQNITTAADHWTSRTASLVNQSEDVHEAGVQPPNISYSGSTVNASADTSLPNNPMGQSPRLHFPSYSDICDYELEKLNKEQGTLRKNFEETTLGLKAELERKMAEARSEFDRKSQEVDTEYNAISKQIGAFRSLVAMNSLLANAYKCSRPVKSAATDTAAVRAARSSQHPTQQQQAVQTNTTMNSTTPPQPSVTTAEAPRPSGPLSHFPRCNTPQPQPISQQAAAQSNPHMNSTALPRPSITTEPRPLHSPPCNTPQPRPISQLPVVQSNRPISSTAPLRPSVASEAIPLHSPPCNTPQPRPISQLPVVQSNTHISSTAPPGPSLTSEAISLPSPPCNTSQPRPISQLPVVQANTPISSTAPHGPSVTSKAISLHSPPCNTPQPRPPPLISNHTPTSYSAASAPHVHGKVRRTMAPHLRSSRPPNTAAASTINPTRQVQEQQQQQQQQQQQQQQQQQQQQQGNSNSSLVYLSDDD; encoded by the exons ATGGTTCCAATGGAAACTGATGAGCCTACAGATTCTTTGCCAAAAGCACAGAGCAATTCTATGATTAGTCAATTAGATGGCTCTGTAATTGTGGCTTCAACCAATGTACCTGAGATTTTGACTGCTTCTGACTGTGGAGAGAGACTTCCTGAGTCGTCAAGAGGTCGGGTTTGTGACACAATGATGCCACCACCAGCTTTATATTCCCAAGCTGCCTCCACAGAGTTTTCTTTGAATGTAGTGGAAGCTTCTTTGATTAGAGTAGAAAGTAGTACAACTAGTCATGATGCTGATGGTATTTTGAACCAAGTGATTTCTGAAGAATCTGCATTTTGTTTACCTGACCCTGCCGGCTCTGCTACATCAGATCAG GGTGTTCAAATTACAGGTTCTCTGCCAATTTCATCAGTTCTCGCCCAGAATATCACAACAGCAGCAGACCATTGGACTTCGAGAACAGCTTCTTTAG TTAACCAGTCTGAGGATGTCCATGAAGCAGGTGTTCAGCCTCCTAACATCTCATATAGCGGATCAACAGTCAACGCATCAGCGGATACATCTCTTCCCAACAATCCTATGGGACAGAGTCCTCGGTTACATTTCCCTTCGTACAGTGACATATGTGACTACGAACTGGAGAAGCTGAACAAAGAACAAGGGACCTTAAGGAAAAACTTTGAAGAAACG ACATTAGGGTTGAAGGCTGAACTCGAGAGAAAGATGGCTGAAGCACGCAGTGAGTTCGATAGGAAATCCCAAGAGGTAGATACTGAATATAATGCCATTTCGAAACAGATTGGAGCCTTTAGGAGTTTGGTTGCCATGAACAGTCTCTTGGCGAATGCTTACAAGTGTTCACGTCCAGTGAAGAGTGCAGCCACGGATACTGCAGCTGTTAGAG CAGCTAGGAGCTCCCAACATCCAACGCAGCAGCAGCAAGCAGTACAAACAAACACGACTATGAATTCAACTACTCCTCCTCAACCCTCAGTCACAACAGCGGAAGCTCCAAGACCTTCAGGTCCTCTTTCGCATTTCCCGCGTTGCAACACACCTCAACCTCAACCGATATCTCAGCAAGCAGCAGCACAATCCAACCCACATATGAATTCAACCGCTCTTCCTCGCCCCTCAATCACAACAGAACCTCGTCCTCTACATTCACCACCCTGCAACACGCCTCAGCCAAGGCCAATATCTCAGCTACCAGTAGTACAATCAAACAGGCCTATCAGTTCAACCGCCCCTCTAAGACCCTCAGTCGCATCAGAAGCTATACCTTTGCATTCACCACCCTGCAACACGCCTCAGCCAAGGCCAATATCTCAGCTACCAGTAGTACAATCAAACACGCATATCAGTTCAACCGCCCCTCCTGGACCCTCACTCACATCAGAAGCTATATCTTTGCCTTCACCACCCTGCAACACGTCTCAGCCAAGACCAATATCTCAGCTACCAGTAGTACAAGCAAACACGCCTATCAGTTCAACAGCCCCACATGGACCCTCAGTCACATCAAAAGCTATATCTTTGCATTCACCACCCTGCAACACGCCTCAGCCAAGACCGCCACCTTTAATCTCCAACCACACTCCAACTTCTTATTCAGCAGCTTCTGCTCCACATGTGCATGGTAAAGTGAGGCGAACCATGGCACCTCACTTACGATCATCTCGACCTCCCAACACTGCTGCTGCATCAACAATAAATCCAACAAGGcaggttcaagaacaacaacaacaacaacagcagcaacaacaacagcaacaacaacaacaacaacaacaacaacaagggaACTCAAACAGTAGCTTGGTCTATCTCTCAGATGACGACTAG
- the LOC104786895 gene encoding helicase protein MOM1-like isoform X2 — MVPMETDEPTDSLPKAQSNSMISQLDGSVIVASTNVPEILTASDCGERLPESSRGRVCDTMMPPPALYSQAASTEFSLNVVEASLIRVESSTTSHDADGILNQVISEESAFCLPDPAGSATSDQGVQITGSLPISSVLAQNITTAADHWTSRTASLVNQSEDVHEAGVQPPNISYSGSTVNASADTSLPNNPMGQSPRLHFPSYSDICDYELEKLNKEQGTLRKNFEETTLGLKAELERKMAEARSEFDRKSQEVDTEYNAISKQIGAFRSLVAMNSLLANAYKCSRPVKSAATDTAAVRARSSQHPTQQQQAVQTNTTMNSTTPPQPSVTTAEAPRPSGPLSHFPRCNTPQPQPISQQAAAQSNPHMNSTALPRPSITTEPRPLHSPPCNTPQPRPISQLPVVQSNRPISSTAPLRPSVASEAIPLHSPPCNTPQPRPISQLPVVQSNTHISSTAPPGPSLTSEAISLPSPPCNTSQPRPISQLPVVQANTPISSTAPHGPSVTSKAISLHSPPCNTPQPRPPPLISNHTPTSYSAASAPHVHGKVRRTMAPHLRSSRPPNTAAASTINPTRQVQEQQQQQQQQQQQQQQQQQQQQQGNSNSSLVYLSDDD; from the exons ATGGTTCCAATGGAAACTGATGAGCCTACAGATTCTTTGCCAAAAGCACAGAGCAATTCTATGATTAGTCAATTAGATGGCTCTGTAATTGTGGCTTCAACCAATGTACCTGAGATTTTGACTGCTTCTGACTGTGGAGAGAGACTTCCTGAGTCGTCAAGAGGTCGGGTTTGTGACACAATGATGCCACCACCAGCTTTATATTCCCAAGCTGCCTCCACAGAGTTTTCTTTGAATGTAGTGGAAGCTTCTTTGATTAGAGTAGAAAGTAGTACAACTAGTCATGATGCTGATGGTATTTTGAACCAAGTGATTTCTGAAGAATCTGCATTTTGTTTACCTGACCCTGCCGGCTCTGCTACATCAGATCAG GGTGTTCAAATTACAGGTTCTCTGCCAATTTCATCAGTTCTCGCCCAGAATATCACAACAGCAGCAGACCATTGGACTTCGAGAACAGCTTCTTTAG TTAACCAGTCTGAGGATGTCCATGAAGCAGGTGTTCAGCCTCCTAACATCTCATATAGCGGATCAACAGTCAACGCATCAGCGGATACATCTCTTCCCAACAATCCTATGGGACAGAGTCCTCGGTTACATTTCCCTTCGTACAGTGACATATGTGACTACGAACTGGAGAAGCTGAACAAAGAACAAGGGACCTTAAGGAAAAACTTTGAAGAAACG ACATTAGGGTTGAAGGCTGAACTCGAGAGAAAGATGGCTGAAGCACGCAGTGAGTTCGATAGGAAATCCCAAGAGGTAGATACTGAATATAATGCCATTTCGAAACAGATTGGAGCCTTTAGGAGTTTGGTTGCCATGAACAGTCTCTTGGCGAATGCTTACAAGTGTTCACGTCCAGTGAAGAGTGCAGCCACGGATACTGCAGCTGTTAGAG CTAGGAGCTCCCAACATCCAACGCAGCAGCAGCAAGCAGTACAAACAAACACGACTATGAATTCAACTACTCCTCCTCAACCCTCAGTCACAACAGCGGAAGCTCCAAGACCTTCAGGTCCTCTTTCGCATTTCCCGCGTTGCAACACACCTCAACCTCAACCGATATCTCAGCAAGCAGCAGCACAATCCAACCCACATATGAATTCAACCGCTCTTCCTCGCCCCTCAATCACAACAGAACCTCGTCCTCTACATTCACCACCCTGCAACACGCCTCAGCCAAGGCCAATATCTCAGCTACCAGTAGTACAATCAAACAGGCCTATCAGTTCAACCGCCCCTCTAAGACCCTCAGTCGCATCAGAAGCTATACCTTTGCATTCACCACCCTGCAACACGCCTCAGCCAAGGCCAATATCTCAGCTACCAGTAGTACAATCAAACACGCATATCAGTTCAACCGCCCCTCCTGGACCCTCACTCACATCAGAAGCTATATCTTTGCCTTCACCACCCTGCAACACGTCTCAGCCAAGACCAATATCTCAGCTACCAGTAGTACAAGCAAACACGCCTATCAGTTCAACAGCCCCACATGGACCCTCAGTCACATCAAAAGCTATATCTTTGCATTCACCACCCTGCAACACGCCTCAGCCAAGACCGCCACCTTTAATCTCCAACCACACTCCAACTTCTTATTCAGCAGCTTCTGCTCCACATGTGCATGGTAAAGTGAGGCGAACCATGGCACCTCACTTACGATCATCTCGACCTCCCAACACTGCTGCTGCATCAACAATAAATCCAACAAGGcaggttcaagaacaacaacaacaacaacagcagcaacaacaacagcaacaacaacaacaacaacaacaacaacaagggaACTCAAACAGTAGCTTGGTCTATCTCTCAGATGACGACTAG
- the LOC104786896 gene encoding uncharacterized protein LOC104786896, with protein MVPMETDEPTDSLPKAQSNSMISQLDGSVIVASTNVPEILTASDCGERLPESSRGRVCDTMMPPPALYSQAASTEFSLNVVEASLIRVESSTTSHDADGILNQVISEESAFCLPDPAGSATSDQGVQITGSLPISSVLAQNITTAADHWTSRTASLGHDLLRDSD; from the exons ATGGTTCCAATGGAAACTGATGAGCCTACAGATTCTTTGCCAAAAGCACAGAGCAATTCTATGATTAGTCAATTAGATGGCTCTGTAATTGTGGCTTCAACCAATGTACCTGAGATTTTGACTGCTTCTGACTGTGGAGAGAGACTTCCTGAGTCGTCAAGAGGTCGGGTTTGTGACACAATGATGCCACCACCAGCTTTATATTCCCAAGCTGCCTCCACAGAGTTTTCTTTGAATGTAGTGGAAGCTTCTTTGATTAGAGTAGAAAGTAGTACAACTAGTCATGATGCTGATGGTATTTTGAACCAAGTGATTTCTGAAGAATCTGCATTTTGTTTACCTGACCCTGCCGGCTCTGCTACATCAGATCAG GGTGTTCAAATTACAGGTTCTCTGCCAATTTCATCAGTTCTCGCCCAGAATATCACAACAGCAGCAGACCATTGGACTTCGAGAACAGCTTCTTTAGGTCATGATCTACTCAGAGATAGTGATTAA